A part of Desulfotomaculum nigrificans DSM 574 genomic DNA contains:
- a CDS encoding DMT family transporter, giving the protein MSTSQQIKADLALVAITCAWGVTFVLVQQALSGIGPYYFIGLRFTIAFGFLALIYWKRLAQLDWSTIKAGLIIGSFLFGGYAFQTVGLKYTTVSNSGFITGLSVVLVPITTALLNRKPPGLITTLGVVSATLGLGLLSLGDNLTVNLGDVLTFFSALSYAGQIILVGKYASRHDPILLAILQIGVVALISMACGAVGETFPQHFTKPVRIGLLITAIPATAIAFLVQNLVQRYTSPTHTAIIFIMEPVFAAGTAWLLTGEMLTGRQWVGCLLILAGMLVTELKDALTSETAPVKTEDT; this is encoded by the coding sequence ATGTCAACATCACAACAAATAAAAGCTGATTTGGCATTAGTGGCCATTACCTGTGCTTGGGGCGTTACCTTTGTATTGGTACAGCAAGCGTTATCAGGCATTGGTCCTTATTACTTTATCGGTCTACGGTTTACCATCGCCTTTGGTTTTTTAGCTTTAATATATTGGAAGCGGTTGGCCCAACTTGATTGGAGCACCATTAAGGCCGGATTAATCATTGGTTCTTTTTTATTTGGCGGTTACGCTTTTCAGACGGTGGGCTTAAAATATACCACTGTCTCCAACTCCGGCTTTATTACCGGGCTTTCCGTGGTGCTGGTGCCGATTACCACGGCCTTATTAAACCGGAAACCCCCCGGCCTGATAACTACCTTAGGGGTAGTCAGTGCAACTTTGGGGTTAGGCTTACTGTCATTAGGTGATAACTTAACCGTTAACCTGGGGGATGTGTTAACCTTTTTTAGCGCCTTAAGTTATGCCGGCCAAATTATCTTAGTAGGTAAATATGCCTCCCGCCATGACCCGATATTGCTGGCAATTTTACAAATCGGCGTGGTGGCTTTAATCAGTATGGCCTGCGGTGCAGTGGGAGAAACCTTCCCGCAACACTTTACCAAGCCTGTTCGGATCGGTCTTTTAATTACCGCTATCCCAGCCACCGCCATAGCCTTTTTAGTCCAAAACTTGGTGCAAAGATATACCTCCCCCACCCACACCGCCATTATATTTATTATGGAGCCGGTTTTTGCTGCCGGCACCGCCTGGCTTTTGACCGGAGAAATGCTAACCGGACGCCAGTGGGTAGGCTGCCTGTTAATTCTGGCCGGTATGCTGGTAACTGAGTTAAAAGATGCCCTGACCTCAGAGACCGCTCCGGTAAAAACCGAAGATACTTAA
- a CDS encoding YhcN/YlaJ family sporulation lipoprotein, which yields MATSKKLLFLPLTLLLGASLVLGGCQAAKKPEPKNTGNIPSPTSQTNPNTQKATNPNQAYPRHIADKVVNEANKVQGVRGSAAVVSGKNVYLGLDLNANLEKSKSAQVEKNVLNRVKKLVPGYTVTVTSDVDIVTRIKRVSQGIAQGKTIASFNKELQEISNRLKPRSK from the coding sequence TTGGCTACATCCAAGAAGCTATTATTTCTACCCCTGACACTTTTACTGGGAGCATCTTTGGTCCTGGGTGGCTGTCAAGCCGCTAAGAAACCGGAACCGAAGAACACCGGCAATATTCCGTCGCCCACTAGTCAAACCAATCCCAACACACAAAAGGCTACTAACCCTAACCAGGCCTATCCCAGGCACATAGCAGATAAGGTTGTCAATGAGGCCAATAAAGTGCAAGGGGTACGTGGGTCTGCGGCGGTTGTCTCCGGCAAAAATGTTTATCTGGGACTGGATTTAAACGCCAACCTGGAAAAAAGTAAATCTGCTCAAGTGGAGAAAAATGTTTTAAACCGGGTTAAAAAACTGGTACCCGGCTATACCGTTACAGTTACCTCGGACGTTGATATTGTCACCAGAATAAAAAGAGTTTCCCAGGGCATTGCTCAGGGCAAAACCATTGCAAGCTTCAATAAGGAACTCCAAGAAATCAGTAACCGGCTAAAACCAAGAAGCAAATGA
- a CDS encoding cation diffusion facilitator family transporter has protein sequence MSDVQNKKVRVARLSILSNTCLTMGKLWVGLTMGSVGVISEALHSGLDLVASLIAFMAVRQSGKPADESHPYGHGKFENLAGIIEALLILVAAIGIFTQSVPKLLHGGGELEALGLGAVVMGASAGINWIVSRVLIKVGEETESPALVADGWHLRTDVYTSLGVFIGIGAIKVTGYTILDPLIAIAVGLLIVKAAVDLIRDSMSSMLDASLPQEEEEVIKGVLTNHADKFLEYHGLRTRKAGPNRHVDLHLVVPRHMPISSAHLLCDRIEAEIREILPGVEVLIHTEPCEAVEEPRDISCNAPSCGTGSCVKGRCPVQNKKNDVNQ, from the coding sequence ATGAGCGATGTGCAAAATAAAAAAGTAAGAGTTGCCCGCCTTTCCATCCTGTCCAACACTTGTTTAACTATGGGTAAGTTATGGGTTGGCTTAACCATGGGGTCGGTGGGGGTTATTTCCGAAGCACTGCACTCCGGTTTAGATCTGGTGGCCTCCTTAATTGCCTTTATGGCTGTAAGGCAATCAGGTAAACCGGCGGATGAAAGCCACCCTTACGGGCACGGCAAATTTGAAAATCTGGCGGGTATCATTGAGGCGTTGCTAATTTTAGTGGCAGCTATCGGCATTTTTACCCAATCGGTGCCTAAACTGTTACACGGTGGCGGTGAGCTGGAGGCCCTGGGCCTGGGGGCTGTTGTCATGGGTGCATCGGCGGGGATTAACTGGATTGTTTCCCGGGTGCTAATCAAGGTGGGGGAGGAAACCGAGTCACCGGCCCTGGTGGCGGACGGTTGGCACCTGCGAACTGATGTGTATACCTCCCTGGGTGTTTTTATCGGTATAGGGGCCATTAAAGTTACCGGATACACCATCTTAGACCCCCTGATAGCCATTGCCGTGGGTTTGCTCATAGTTAAAGCCGCAGTTGACTTAATCAGGGACTCCATGAGCAGTATGTTAGATGCCAGTTTACCCCAGGAGGAAGAAGAGGTAATTAAAGGTGTGCTAACGAACCATGCAGATAAGTTTCTGGAATATCACGGCTTACGTACCCGTAAGGCGGGACCAAACCGCCATGTGGACCTTCATCTGGTGGTACCCCGGCACATGCCCATAAGCAGCGCCCACCTGCTTTGTGACCGAATTGAGGCGGAAATTAGAGAAATTTTGCCAGGAGTTGAGGTTTTAATACACACTGAACCATGTGAAGCAGTGGAGGAACCCCGGGATATCTCCTGTAACGCCCCTTCCTGCGGCACCGGTTCATGTGTCAAGGGGCGTTGCCCTGTGCAAAACAAAAAAAATGATGTTAATCAATGA
- the gcvPB gene encoding aminomethyl-transferring glycine dehydrogenase subunit GcvPB, with the protein MTEKLIFELSSPGRQGITFPDIDVPTAPLQKLLPGNYLREEAPDLPEVSELDTVRHFVRLSRMNFGVDVGFYPLGSCTMKYNAKVAEDAASLPGFTNLHPYQPAELTQGALQLMYEMQRDLAEITGMDEFTLQPAAGAHGEMTGMLIIKAYLESRGETKRTKVIVPDSAHGTNPASATMCGFKVVEVKSDERGGVDLESLKQVLGPDVAALMLTNPSTLGLFEDNIKEIADLVHRAGGLLYYDGANLNAIMGYARPGDMGFDVVHLNLHKTFGTPHGGGGPGSGPVGVKAKLAPFLPKPVVVKQGDRYDLDYQRPQSIGRVKAFYGNFGVVVKAYTYIRALGGGGLKQVSEHAVLNANYIKHRLSDQLRIPFPRLCMHEFVASPPKDLKEKGVKTLDIAKRLLDYGYHPPTVYFPLIVEEALMIEPTETENKETLDQFADSLIKVLAEARENPDTLKNAPYTTPVRRLDEVTAARKPVLGWFPE; encoded by the coding sequence ATGACCGAGAAATTAATCTTTGAATTAAGTTCTCCCGGACGCCAGGGGATAACCTTTCCAGACATTGACGTTCCTACCGCCCCGCTCCAGAAGTTATTGCCGGGGAACTATTTAAGGGAGGAAGCCCCCGATTTACCGGAGGTAAGTGAACTGGATACTGTGCGCCACTTTGTACGCCTGTCCAGAATGAACTTTGGGGTGGATGTAGGATTTTACCCACTGGGTTCCTGCACCATGAAATACAATGCCAAGGTGGCCGAGGATGCCGCCTCGCTACCGGGATTTACCAACCTGCACCCGTACCAACCGGCGGAGCTCACCCAGGGGGCCTTACAGTTAATGTATGAAATGCAACGTGACTTGGCCGAGATTACCGGCATGGATGAATTCACACTGCAGCCGGCAGCCGGCGCCCATGGTGAAATGACCGGCATGCTGATCATCAAAGCCTACCTGGAAAGCCGGGGAGAAACTAAACGCACCAAGGTAATCGTACCGGATTCTGCCCACGGCACTAACCCGGCCTCCGCCACCATGTGCGGCTTTAAAGTGGTGGAAGTTAAGTCTGATGAACGTGGTGGGGTGGACCTGGAAAGCCTTAAACAGGTGTTAGGTCCGGATGTAGCGGCTTTAATGCTGACCAATCCCAGTACCCTGGGTTTATTTGAGGATAATATTAAGGAAATCGCTGACCTGGTACACCGGGCCGGAGGTTTACTGTATTATGACGGGGCTAACCTGAATGCCATTATGGGTTATGCCCGCCCCGGGGACATGGGCTTTGATGTGGTGCACCTGAACCTGCATAAAACCTTTGGTACTCCCCACGGTGGCGGTGGCCCTGGCTCCGGACCGGTGGGCGTTAAGGCCAAATTAGCGCCCTTCTTACCCAAACCGGTGGTGGTTAAGCAGGGAGACCGGTATGATCTGGATTACCAACGGCCCCAATCCATTGGCCGGGTAAAGGCTTTCTATGGTAACTTCGGGGTAGTGGTGAAGGCCTATACCTACATCCGGGCTTTGGGCGGCGGTGGTCTGAAGCAGGTTTCCGAACATGCTGTATTAAATGCTAACTATATCAAGCACCGGTTAAGCGACCAGCTAAGGATTCCTTTCCCCAGGCTGTGCATGCACGAATTTGTGGCATCACCCCCGAAGGATTTAAAAGAGAAGGGTGTTAAAACGCTGGACATTGCCAAACGTTTGCTGGATTACGGGTACCATCCGCCCACGGTATACTTCCCGTTAATCGTGGAGGAAGCCCTCATGATTGAACCAACCGAAACTGAGAACAAAGAAACCCTGGACCAATTTGCTGACAGCCTGATCAAGGTATTGGCCGAGGCCAGAGAAAATCCTGATACATTAAAGAACGCCCCCTACACCACGCCGGTACGCAGGTTGGATGAGGTGACCGCCGCCCGTAAACCGGTATTAGGGTGGTTTCCGGAATAA
- the gcvPA gene encoding aminomethyl-transferring glycine dehydrogenase subunit GcvPA gives MKFIPHTEEERRQMLAALKINHTDQLFQDIPEEVRLKRDLNVAGGLSEMELSRHMADLAKLNSGTDEYICFLGAGAYDHYVPSAVKHILSRSEFYTAYTPYQPEISQGVLQSIFEYQSMIRILTGMDAANASMYDGASALAEAALMACATTKRDAVVVARTVHPEYRETLNTYMSGPGIKVTEVNYQDGVTTVQEAAKVLDKNTAALLVQYPNFFGCIEDLTGLAEAAHAVGALLVVCADPVALGLLKSPGQCGADIVVGEGQALGLPLSYGGPYVGFLACKDKFLRRMPGRIVGQTVDVDGKRSYVLTLQAREQHIRRDKATSNICSNQALCALAVTVYLSLVGKKGLRQVAESCVQKTAYTRDLLAKIPGYELPWTTPVFKEFVIKTSRAPAEINRQLLRHNILGGLDLGLYYPELAGHMLICVTEKRSQQEIELLAQRLGAIA, from the coding sequence TTGAAATTTATTCCCCATACTGAAGAAGAACGCCGGCAAATGCTGGCGGCATTAAAAATAAATCATACAGACCAACTTTTTCAGGATATTCCTGAGGAAGTCAGGCTAAAGCGAGATCTTAATGTGGCCGGCGGGCTTTCGGAAATGGAACTGTCCCGTCATATGGCTGATCTGGCTAAATTAAACTCGGGTACTGATGAATATATTTGCTTCCTGGGGGCCGGCGCTTACGATCACTATGTACCCAGTGCCGTAAAACATATTTTGTCCAGATCAGAGTTTTATACGGCATATACTCCTTACCAGCCGGAAATCAGCCAGGGTGTGCTGCAATCTATTTTTGAATATCAAAGTATGATTCGTATCCTTACCGGGATGGATGCAGCCAACGCTTCCATGTATGATGGGGCCAGTGCCTTGGCGGAAGCTGCCCTGATGGCCTGTGCCACCACCAAACGAGATGCTGTAGTGGTGGCCAGAACCGTGCATCCCGAGTACCGGGAAACTCTCAATACTTATATGTCCGGCCCTGGCATCAAGGTTACCGAGGTTAATTACCAGGACGGGGTTACAACGGTTCAGGAAGCGGCCAAAGTATTGGATAAAAATACTGCCGCCTTGCTGGTACAGTACCCCAACTTCTTTGGTTGCATTGAAGATTTAACCGGTTTGGCCGAAGCCGCCCATGCTGTGGGGGCCTTGCTGGTTGTTTGCGCCGATCCCGTTGCTCTGGGACTACTGAAGTCCCCGGGGCAATGCGGGGCAGATATTGTAGTGGGCGAGGGGCAGGCACTGGGGCTGCCGCTCTCCTATGGCGGACCATATGTAGGCTTTTTAGCCTGTAAGGATAAGTTCCTGAGAAGAATGCCCGGCCGTATTGTTGGTCAAACAGTTGACGTGGATGGCAAACGCAGCTATGTATTGACCCTGCAGGCCAGGGAACAGCATATTCGCCGGGATAAGGCCACTTCCAACATTTGCTCCAACCAGGCCCTGTGTGCCCTGGCTGTTACGGTTTATTTAAGCCTGGTGGGGAAAAAGGGTTTGCGTCAGGTAGCGGAATCATGTGTACAGAAAACTGCTTATACCAGAGATTTACTGGCTAAAATTCCTGGCTATGAGCTACCCTGGACCACTCCGGTGTTTAAAGAATTCGTGATTAAAACCAGCCGGGCGCCGGCCGAGATCAACCGGCAATTACTCCGGCATAATATCCTGGGTGGTCTGGACTTAGGCCTGTATTACCCGGAATTAGCCGGCCACATGTTGATATGTGTGACAGAAAAACGTAGCCAACAGGAGATAGAGTTACTGGCCCAGAGATTGGGGGCGATAGCATGA